One window from the genome of Populus alba chromosome 15, ASM523922v2, whole genome shotgun sequence encodes:
- the LOC118057124 gene encoding uncharacterized protein At4g00950, with the protein MGSGDDQLGYDPSPTPKLSLFSLSGKQHESPAGMLTPPIHTLASVPFKWEEAPGKPRPSCAAQSKPKFARCLELPPRLLNEAKVSNMPSPTTVFDGPYVPARSLSLGKGSSFRTLENLGCGEVNSKERVIFGSGRWGFFRKNNKEVAAPSHGDIGVNHGGEAVRVKITRIRRRSSFLGLSHTRSHFWTDIYESFKHAVPWTRR; encoded by the exons ATGGGGTCTGGTGATGATCAGCTAGGTTATGATCCGAGTCCTACACCAAAACTCTCCTTGTTTTCACTTTCAGGCAAGCAACATGAGTCGCCTGCAGGGATGTTAACGCCGCCAATCCATACACTAGCCTCAGTTCCGTTCAAGTGGGAGGAAGCACCAGGCAAGCCCAGACCTTCTTGCGCCGCTCAATCCAAGCCCAAGTTTGCCAGGTGCTTGGAACTGCCACCAAGGTTGTTAAACGAGGCCAAGGTTAGCAACATGCCTTCTCCAACAACTGTCTTCGATGGACCTTACGTGCCTGCTCGCTCCTTATCTCTTGGAAAGGGAAGTTCATTTAGAACCCTAGAGAATTTGGGCTGCGGGGAGGTGAACAGCAAAGAGAGGGTTATATTTGGGTCTGGTAGGTGGGGGTTCTTcaggaaaaacaataaagaagttGCTGCTCCTAGCCATGGAGATATCGGTGTTAATCATGGAGGTGAAGCTGTTAGAGTGAAGATCACAAGAATTAGAAGAAGATCAAGTTTCCTGGGGCTTTCTCATACAAGATCACATTTTTGG ACAGACATCTATGAAAGCTTCAAGCATGCGGTCCCATGGACACGAAGGTAG